The Amycolatopsis endophytica genome includes the window GAACGCCGTGTTCGCGGCACCGTCGTCCCACACCTGGTACCAGTGCGGTTCGGCCTTGGTGATGTCCGGCGTGTAGAAGACCGCGCCACCCTGCATGGTCTGGGCGAACGCGCCCTTGTGACCGGGCAGGTGGGTCACGGTGTTCTCCATGACCGCGCGGCTCTCCGCGTACAGCGGGTCGTAGTCGTCGGCCCGCGGACCGTCCGGCAGGTAGGACACCGACTTGAGCTTCGGGTTGTTGCGGTCGGAGATGTCCCACGTCCGGACGGTCGGCCGCCGCAGGTAGGGGGAGGGCTGCTTGACCGGGTCGAGGATGATGTTGCGCGGTTCCGCGTAGTCACTCGTGACCAGCGTGTTCAGGTCCTCGCGGGCCTGGATGCCGTGTGGGTTGGCGCAGGTCGGCTGGCCCAGTGTCGGCAGGTTCTCGCACAGTTTGTCGTTGTCGCCCTGCGGGGTCGCCGCGGACGTCTGCGACAGGACCTGCGCGTTCTGGTCGAACCGCACGACCTCACCGGGGCTGCCGGCGAAGCCGTTGCTGATCACGGTCTGCCCGTTGGCGTAGGTGTAGGGACCAGGCGCGACCGGCCCGCCCATGTACGTGCCGTAGGCGGTGCCGTCCTTGAGCACCCAGTACGCGTCCGGAACCGAGCCGCCGAGCGTCTGCGTCGGGAGACTGACGCCCTTGAGCTTGAGCTCCGGCAACGCGCTCACGTCGAACGCGTAGGTCGCGGCGAGGAACAGGGCACCCGCGTAGATGGTGTCGCCCTTGTGCCACACGTACTGCATGTGGTGCGGCTCGTTCTCCACCAGCGGCCCGACGGTGGCCGTGTTGACGACCTTGCCGTAGGTGGAGGACCCCTTGGTCGCGTCGATGACGGCCAGGAAGTCCGGACCGGGCAGGGCGTTCTTGACCTTGTTGAGGCCGCCGCCGAGCGTGCCGGGAAGGTTCTTGATGTCCTTCACGGCAGTGTCCGCGATGTTCTCGTCACCGGCCCAGACGAGCAGGTACTCCTTGCGCTGCCCATTGTTTTCACTGCGAATTTTATTGACGTCGCCACCGACGAGGTGGTTTTCCACCCAGTACTGCTTGCCGTCCGCCCCGGTTTTCGAGTCGGTTTTGACCTGCACGTCGGCGTAGGCGCTGGTGGTGGTTCCCGTGTAGGTCACGGCACCGGCGGCCAGCGCCGCGGCCGCGACACCGGTCAATATTTTTCGCCATGTCGGCGATTTCAGGCGCATGCCCTCTCCATGTTCTGATAACCGAATCCCGTGCCCGGAAAAGGGCACAGCTCTCCCCTGGACTGTTCGAGGGGAAAGTTCGCGTCAGCTGATCGACATGGATGGGAATGGTGTCGGGAGTACCAAGTGAGTGTCAAAGGAGTGTCAAAGGCTGGGAATCACGAACAGCAAAAGTTCCCCGTGTCACCCTGACGAGTGACACGGGGATGGTGTTCGATACGGGGAGTCAGGAATATGGGCTCATGCTGGCTGCTCGACCGGCAGTCCCGCGAGAGTCGCGGCGTGGGCGAGTGCCTTGTCGTAGGTGATGAAGGCCCGCAACTCCGGCCCGGCTTCGAGAGCGCAGACAAGGTGGATCGCATCGAGCGAGCCCACGTGCGGGTCGTCGGCGTACATGCCTGCTCGCAGGAACGTGTCGGTGTCGACGACGATCCGGTCGATCCAGTCCAGGAGGTTCGCGGCGGTGGTGAGCCGTTTGTCCAGCTCGGCCTGGTCGACGCTCAGCTGCCGCTGAGCGTTGTAGCACGAGCGTCGTACGACGCGGAGAACTTCGGTCAGCGCGAGCTCAGAAGTGAGTACTTCCTCCAGGTGATCGTCAAGCCGTTCCCGCAGGGCCGCGGTTTCCTTCTCGGTGATGACGAGCTTCACCAGAGCGCAGGAATCCAGGTAGATCAAGTGCGCTCCCGGGCCCGCATCTCCAGCAGAATTTCGGAGAGCGTGGGGCCGTTCTCCGTCGCGGGGAGTGGGGACCAGTGCACACCCCGTCGCCCTGGGCGCAGGCGCCCGCGAGCGACGAGGTCGGCGCGGTGCCGCTCACCGGGAGTGAGCGGCACCAGCCAGGCGACCGGCAGCCCGTTGTCGGTCACGGGCACAGCGTGATCGATCTTCGCCAATTGGTCGGCCGTGAGCTTGCTCAGCTCGCGCATGGTCACGGCGCGTGGTTCCTCATGGCTCATGTCCCGCAGACTACAACGGTGTCGGACACCGCTGCAGTCCGCAGGACAGCGCAGGTCAGGCCAGCGCGTCCAGGTGGGAGCGCACCGGTCCGGAGAACGACCAGTTCGACGAGGCGTCCCAGTTGACGGACCACGTCATCACGCCGCTGATCCCCGGCCACGCCGTCTCCGGCACGTACGAGCCGCAGTTCGTCTTCGCCGCCAGGCAGTCGAGGGCCGAGTTGACCACCGATGGGTCCACGTAGCCGCTGCCCGCCGCCTGGGCGGTGGCGGGCAGGCCGAGCGCGACCTGGTCCGGACGCAGCACCTGCAACAGGTTGCAGGCTTGCGCGGTGACGAAGTCGACGCCGCCCTGCGACACCACCTGCCCATCACACCCGAGCATGCTGCCGGAGTTGTAGTACTGCGTGTGCACCACCGTGATCAGCGACTTCACGCTCTCGATCAGCGTCAGGTACCGCCCGCCCGGCTGCACGTCGAGCGTCTGCGGCGCCATCGTCACCAGGAAGCCGTCGCCCATCCGGTCGTGCACCTGGGTGATCGCGCTCGCGGTGTTCGCCGCGTCGAAGGTGCTCTCCAGGTCGATGTCGATGCCCTGGATACCGAAGTCGGTGGCGATCCGGGTGAACGACTCCACGAAAGCGCTTACCCGGTCGGCGCTGCTGAGGTCGATGTTGCCCCGCTCGCCGCCGATCGAGAGCACCACCGACTTGCCCGCCGCGCGTTTCGCCGCGATGTCGGCCTTGAGGTCGGCGTCGGTGTAACCGCCGAGCGCGTTCGACAGGTCCGGGTCGACGCCGAAGGTCACCGCGCCCGGCGTCGCGGTGTCCGCGTTGGCGAAGGCCAGCACGATCACGTCGTAGGAATCCGGCACCTGCGACAGCTTCAACGGCTGCGCCGCGTTGACGAAGTTCTGCCAGTACCCGGTGAGCTGCTTGGACGGCAACGCGGCCTGCGCGGGCGTCCAGCCCAGCGCCACCAGGATCCCGGCCAGTGCGAGCACGATCAGTCTCTTCATGTCGGACGCCTCTCTAGAACGGGGTGAGGGTGACGGTGCAGGACGTGGGCGCGGGATCCTCGATGTAGGAGGCGAACCCGCCGACGTCGTCGAACGCGAAGCCGTACGCGCGGCCGTCGGTGGTCGCGGCGTGCATGACGCGCGCGTAGTGGTTCGTGACGGGGTTCTGGTAGAACGCGCCGGCGTCGGACACCGGCTGGTCGGCGTGGTCGAGCAGCGTGGTGCGGTTGAGCGCGGCACCGAGCAGTGCGGCGACGGGCCCGGTGAGCCCGTCGTTGGGTGCGGCCAGCGCGCCGTCGCAGAAGAGGATGTCGCGTGTGGACGGACGTGCGATCGGGTTCGCCGTCCGGCCGGAACCGTCGCTCACCACGAGGTTCCCGTCCGGGCCGACGCGACCGCTGAACGTCGCCGACCCGGTGTTCAGACGCAGGTCGGTGCCCGCGTACTTCGACCACACCTGGTCGGTGTATCCGTCGAAGTACGTGGTGGAGAACTTGCCGGCGTCGAGACCATGACCAGGGGCGATGACACGCAGGTCGTCCACGACGAGGTTCGCGAAGTCCGCCTGCGCGCGCACCTGGTCGAAGATCTGCGCCCGTCCGCCCGCCTTGAGGGTGCCGGTGCTCTGCGAGGCGGCGCCGGTCAGCTGGATGGACAGCGGCACGCTGAACTGGTCGACCATGGTCGTGTTGCAGTGCATGCCGAGGTCGTCGAGCGTGAACTCGACGGAATCGTGCAGGATCCCGTAGTTCGGGTCGCCCGACACCCAGCCCGCGGGGTACTGCAGCGCGGGGCGGCCGGCGCCGTCGGTGACGGCTTTGAACTTCAGCTTCTGTCCCAGCGCGAAGTACAGCCGTCCGGACATCTTCGGCACGGTGATCGTGGTGCCGCCGCTGGAGGCCAGCGGGATGCCGTAGTCGGTGAACCCGTCGGATCCGTTGTCGGACAGGGAAACCGGCACGATCGCGCCGTCCGCGGTCACGTGGAACTGGGTGCCCGAGCTGTCCGTGCCGACGAGGTAGCACCAGATCGACGTGTTGTCGTAGGCGCCGCTGTTGTTGACGATCGTGAGGGGCAGCGTGGTCGCCGCCCAGGCCGGTCTGACGGCGAGCGCCACCGCTCCGGCGCTGGTGGCGACGAGGAAACTCCGGCGACTCAACATCGGCAGACCTTTCATCCGTTCGAGTGGATGGTCTGAACCAATGTGAGTGACGCGGGCGGCAACGGACAATAGGCTCATCAGGTGAAGCGCTGACAGGAACTGTCCGGCGCCGGGACTTCCGGGACGAGGTGCCTTCCCGTTCAGGCAGGCTGGAGGGTGTCCGCTTCCTCGGTCGGCGGCGGCGTGAGTGGATCGTCGGCTGGGCGGCGGCCGTGCTGGGTGATCAGGACGACCGTGGCGCCCTCCTCGGCGCCTGCCGCGCCGATCGGCGCCTGCGCGACGACCACGCCCTCCTCCGGTGCGGGCATGCCCTCGGGCCCGGCCGGCACCAGACCGGCGCGGCGCACGATCGCACACGCGTCGTCCGCACCCAGGCCCACGACGTCGGGCACCTCGACTACCGGCCGGTGTCGCCGCATGCCATCGAGTCTAGGCGCAGATCGACGACGTTCGCCCAGGTGCGGGACGGGGTATACCGGAGAGGTCGATGCCGACCGAGGAGGACGTCATGGTGCATCCCGAGCCTCCCGGGCCCGAGCCGATCCCGCCGGGGCCGGGGCCCGAACCGGTGCCGCCGTCTCCGCCCGGGCCCCCGGTGCCGCCCACGCCACCGGAGCCTCCGATGCCGCCGCCGGACCCGCCGCTGGAGAGCCGGACGCGACCGGAGCGGCCAACACGGTGACCGGGGCGGCCAACACGGAGACCGGGGCGGCCAACACGGTGACCGGGGCGGCCAACACGGGGGTGGGGGTCAGGGGCGGAGGGCGCCGATGCGGAGGCAGACGCCGGTCGTCAGGCTCAGGATGCCGACGAACAGCAGCAGCACGTTGCCCGCCACGGCGCCCAGTCCGATCAGCCCCACGCCCGTCACCATGAGCACCAGGCACAACAGCCGCCTGCCGAGGTTCCACTGCCGCACCCGGCCCTCGCGCAGTGATCTGGTCAGTTCGGGGTCCGAAATCTCGAACCACTGCTCGATCGCCCTGAGCTGCTGCTGTTCGTTCCGGCTCAACATGGCCGCCCCTGGGTCGCCGTCGACTCTGTGTGCTTCGGCGGATACCCGGATCAGCGCAGGTCAATCAGCCCAGAACGCGGTTCAGCCAGTCTTCCCACGCACGCGTGAGGCGGGCGGCGTCGACCTCGGTGTCGTAGACGTAGTGGGCCACCGCGATCGACAGGTCGATCCGGTCCCGCAGGTGGAACCGGACCAGCCCGTCGGCGGTGCGCAGGCCGAGCGTGCCGTGCCGGGTGTAGTCGACCTCGGCGTCGACCACGTCGCCGTCGAGCGAGAGGCGCGCGCGGTCGCCCACGGCCGGGTTCTCGCCCAGCTCCAGCTCCTTGCGCAGCAGCGCTCGCGCCCTCTCGTCGGCAACCTTGGGGCCCTCGGCTTCGACGTATGTGGCCCGTGCGCCGGCGAAGTGGCGGAAGTACGCCGCCAGCGTGTGGAAGTACAGGTCCCAGCCCTTGCCGGTCTGGTCCTCGTACTCGCCGGACCAGTCCTCGTCGAGGACGCCGCTGTGCACGAACCGCAGCACGGTCGTGCCGCCGTCGCGTGCCTCGATCAGGTAGTCGAAGGCGTGGGTGTCCGCGTCGACCCGGAGGTGCTTGGGCGGGTCCCAGGCGAGGACGTTCGCGGCGCCCGGATCGAGGTTCTCGATCGGCTGGAACCACGCGGTGTTGCCCGCCTCGGTGCTGATCGCCTCCCACACCTGCTCCGGCGTGGCCGCGAGGACCACCTCTTTGCGCAGCTCGAATTCTCGTGGCATGCGCCCCACCCTGCTACCGACAAATAAAGTTGTCAAGGAAGGCTCACCCGCCGGGTGGTTTCCCCTACTCCGACCAGGGGTACGCGCCGACGGTGCCAGGACCAACGGAACCGCAGCGGGAGAACGTCAGTGTCGCGGATCCGAAGGTGGTCAAACGAGCCGTCGGCGCGGCGGCCATCGGCAACATCACCGAGTGGTACGACTTCGGCGTCTATGGCTACCTCACCACCACGATCAGCCAGGTCTTCTTCACCGAGCTGTCCGGTCCGGTGGCCACGATCGCCACGTTCGGCCTGTTCGCGGTGTCCTTCCTGATCCGGCCGTTCGGCGGGCTGCTGTTCGGGCCGCTGTCCGACCGCATCGGCCGCAAGCGCGTGCTGTCGCTCACCGTCATCCTGATGGCACTGGGCACCTTCGCGATCGGCGTGATCCCCAGCTATTCGGCGATCGGCATCGCCGCGCCGCTGCTGGTCCTGCTCGCCCGCCTGGTGCAGGGCGTGTCGACCGGCGGCGAGTACGGCAGCGCGATGACGTTCATCGCCGAGTACGCGCCGGACCGGCGGCGCGGGTTCCTGGGCAGCTGGCTGGAGTTCGGCACGCTGACCGGGTACGCGTTCGGCGCGACGATCGCGACCGTGCTGACCGCGGTGCTGTCCGAAGACCAGCTGCTGAGCTGGGGCTGGCGCATCCCGTTCCTGATCGCGCTGCCGATCGGCCTGGTCGGGCTCTACCTGCGGCTGCGGCTGGAGGAGACGCCCGCCTTCTCGAACTTCGTGACCGCCGAGGGCAAGCAGCGCAAGTCCGCCGGACAGGAGTTCCGGACCATCTTCGTGCGGTACTGGCCCGCGATGCTGCTGTGCGCCGGGCTGGTGCTGGCGTGGAACGTGACGAACTACATGCTGACCAGCTACATGCCGACCTACCTGACCGACACCCTGCCCGGCCATGGTGACGACGGTGTCGGGGAGACGGCCGCGCAGGTGCTGCAGATCGTGGTGCTGGTGCTGCTGATGTTCGTGGTGACGTTCCTGGGACGCCTGTCCGACCGGTTCGGGCGGCGGCGGATCGTCCTGGTCGGTTGCGTCGGGCTCATCGTGCTGTCGCTGCCCGCGGTGCTGCTCCTGCGCGCGGGCGGGGACGTCGCCACGTTCGCCGGGCTGGCCCTGATGGGCCTGACGCTGGTCTGCTTCTCCAGCACCCTGCCGTCGACGCTGCCCGCGATGTTCCCGACCCACATCCGCGCCGGGGCGCTGTCCATCGCGTTCAACGTCTCCGTGTCGCTGTTCGGCGGCACCACCTCGACCGTGATGGGGGCGCTGGTCGCGGCCACCGGTGATCTGAACTGGCCCGCGTACTACCTGATCGCGGCCGGGATCGTGGGCGCGGTGTGCATCCATTTCACCCGCGAGTCGGCGGGACGCCCGCTGCAGGGCTCGCCCGCGATCGTCAGCCCGGACGAGCCCGCCGCGTCACGCCGGTGAGGTGGCGAGCTCCGGTTCGACGACGCGGCGGCGCGCCCGCTGCAGCACGAACGTCGCCACCCCGGTCGCGGTGAGCGTGACCACGCCCGCGATCAGCAGGGCCTGGCTCGCGCCGAGCCGTTCGCACATCCAGCCGAGCAGCGGCGCACCGGTGGCGCCCGCGGCGGCGGCGACCGCGCCGTCGATCGACAGCACCCGGCCGCGCATGTCCTCGGCGGAGTCGAGCTGCAGGCGCGTGCTCTTGGCGGTGTCGATCAGCACGGCGCCCGCGGCGATCGGCAGGATGACCGCGCCGAAGCCGAGCATGCCGGGCAGGAACCCGCTGACCGTCTGCAGGAGGCTGGTCACCGCGGCGGCGCCGAGCAGCAGTGGGATGGTCAGCTCGCGGAACCGGGCCGCGACGAAGCCACCGATCACGGTGCCGACGGCGAACACGGACGACAGCAGGCCGTAACCGGCGGCGCCGGAACCGAGCGGTCCCTCGGCCATGGCAGCCATGGTGACCTGGTAGTTGCGGCCCAGCCCGGACAGCACGAACCCGAGCAGGAACAGCACGACCAGCAGGTGGCTGCGGCGCACGTAGGCCAGGCCGGCGCGCACCCCGGCGCGCTCCGCCTTGGCGACCGCGAGCGGGAGCAGTTCGCCGGTGCGGATCACCAGGACGGTGACGAGGACGGCGACGAAGCTGGCGGCGTTGAGGAGGAACAACAACGCGTCGCCGACCGCGGCGGCCAGTACCCCGGCGAGGCTCATCCCGAGCACGCGGCCCGCGGAGTTGACCAGCGATCCCAGCGCGAGGGCGTTGCCCAGGTCGTGACGGGGCACCACCTGCCCGGCGAACCGGCCGAGCGCCGGTGATTCGAACGCCCCCACCACGCCGGCCAGCGCGGTGAGACCGTAGATGGTGGCCAGCGGCATGTCCCGCCACACCATGAACGCCAGCAGCAGCGCGATGACCAGGTGTGCCGACTGACCGGCCAGGATGATGCGCCGCGGCGGGAACCGGTCCGCGACCGCGCCCGCCCAGGGGCCGATGAGCAGCGCCGGAAGGGTGGACAGCAGAACCGACAGCCCGACCGAGGTGGCCGAGCCGGTGCGGGACATGACGACCCAGTTGAGGCCGAGTACCTGCATCCAGGTGCCGGTCACCGAGACGAGGTCGGCGGTGGCCCACAGCCGGTAGTTGTGGTTTCCGAGCGCGCGAATCATCGGCGGCATTTCTCGCCGCAAGGGTGTTTCCTTCCGAAAAACCGGGGGTATTCCCGAACGGGTCCCGGCAATGGGACGTACTGGAGCCTGGGCTCAGTCCAGGCCGCGACCCACGCTACCTGCGGCGCAAGGGTCTGTCGGCCCCTGCTTCCTGTGGCGATGCCGACAGGATGCGCTGTTAACGCTTCTGCGGTGTGGCGGAGGCCGCAGTCAGCCCGCGCGCTCGATCGCGAACGCGGTGAGGAAGCCGAGGACCGTGACGAGACCGGTCGCCATCCCGGCGCGTTCGAACGCCTCCGGGACCATCGTGTCGGCGATCATGGCGAGGATCGCGCCCGCCGCCACCGCGGTGATGAGCGCGACCGTCGCCGGCGATGCCTGGTCGAGGAGCAGGTTGCCGAGCAGGGCGGACAGCCCGCTGGCGACCGCGATCCCGCCCCACACGCCGAAGACGTAGCGCGCGCCGCGCCCGGCCTGCTTCATGCCCGCCGCGCTCGACAGGCCCTCCGGCACGTTCGAGATGAAGACGGCCGCGAGCACGGGCACGCCGACGCCACCGCCGCCGAGCAGCGACAGGCCGAGGACCACGGACTCCGGCACGCCGTCCAGCAACGCACCGATGGCGATCGCGCTGCCGCTGCCGCTCACGTCGCTTTCCGACGGCTGGTGGTCCCCCGACCGCTTGCGGTGCCGCGCGCCCCGCCGCGCCAGTGCGACGTTCGCCAGGACGTACACCACCGCGCCGCCGACGAAACCCGCCGCGGTGGCGGCCAGTCCGCCGGTGCGTTCCGCCTCGTCCATGAGGTCGAACGCGAGCGCGGAAATGAGCACGCCTGCCCCGAACGCCATGATGTGGGAGACGAGCCGGGCCGGTACCCGCACGAACCACGCCACCAGCGCGCCGAGGACCAGCGCGCCGCCGCCGACCAGACCCCAGAGCGCGGCCTCGATCCATTCCGGCATGCGTGCCTCCTCCCGCGACGAGCCCGGAAGCGATCATCCTCCGTCGCCGACGGGAGCGCAGTCTGTCCTAAAAGGACCGTCGCTCGCCGGTCTCCTCGGGGCGCCGCTCGCGCAGCGCGTCGAGCTGACGGCGCACGTCTTCGATGTCCCACCGGTACTGGCCGCCGGGGGTGACGAGCGCGGGGCGGATCCACCCGCGTTCGGCGTAACGGCTGATCGAACGCCGTGACAGGCCGAGCTCGGCCGCGAGTTCGCCCGAGCCCACCGTGCGTCGGCGTGCAGACATGATCGTCACCGTATTGGGTGACCCGCCCGACCTGCGCGGCCGATGGCCCTCTTGGCCCGCATAGCCCCGATGTCCCTGTTGGCCCAGTTGACCCGGTTGGGTTATTGAGCTTGGTGCCGGTTCGCGCAAGGCTCGCGGGGAGCCCGCCTGCTGACTCCCTTGTCCCGGGCAGGTCCGGGCGGGCTCCCTTACGCTCGGAAGAGTTCTGCGAGCGCTTTCCCGGTCTACGTAACAGGCGTGCGACCCATCCGACTTCCGGGCTGGAGGGACGACATGTCGAGATGGCGGCAACCGCACCGCACCGCGGCATCGGCCGGTCCGGGTGTGGATCAGGTGAGCCGCCGGGTGCACCGCGGGCTCACCTGTCCGGTGTGTGGCAGGCGGCGGCGCGAGATGCGGGTGTTCGGCACGCCGCGGCACGACGCGTCCGGAACCCCCAAGTCGCGCCGGATGATCCGGGCCGAACTGGCCGACCTCGCCGGCGGATGGCGGCCCGATCCGCTCTGCGACCGCTGCCGCCGGTCCCCCGTAAACGGGACCTAGTTACAGAGCAGCCGCTCTGTTATTGTCGGCGGTATGCCCCGCCCCCGCGTGCACGACCTCGACCGGCTGCTCGACGCCGCCGAGCAACTGGTCGCCGAGCATGACTCGGTGTCCGTGCGTGGTCTGGCGGCGGCGACCGGCGTTTCGAACGGCGCCATCTACCACGCGTTCGGGTCGATCAACGCGTTGCTCGGCCGGGTGTGGCTGCGTGCCGCGACGGATTTCCTCGTCCTGCAGGCGGAGCTGGCCGACGACGCGGCGACCCCGGTCGAGGCGGTCGTCGCCGCGGCGGGCGCGCCCGCGGTGTTCGCCGAGCGGCGCCCGCACGCGGCGCGGATGTTGCTGACCGTCAAGAAGGACCGCCTGCTCGGGCCCGATCTGCCCACCGAACTCGCCGACGAGCTGTTCGCACTCGACAAGCGCGTGGTCGCGCTGCTGGTGCGGCTGTCGAAGGCGCTGTGGGGCAGGCGGGACGGGGTCGCGGTCGAGGTGATGACGACGTGCGTGGTCGACCTGCCGACCGCGTTGTTCCGGCGCGCGCTGACCACCGGTGCGCCCGGCCCCGACTCCCGGAACCGGCTCGCCGCCGCCGTGCGAGCGGTACTGGCCGTGCCCCCTCGACCGAAGGACTGATCGTGCCCGCACTACACCACCAGGACTCCGTGTTCGTCCTCGACCTGGGCGCCGACGAGAACCGGTTCTCCCCGGACTGGCTCGACGACGTGCATGCCGCGCTGGACACGGTCGTGGACGGCTCCGCTCCCGCCGCGCTGGTCACCACCGGCTCCGCGCGGTTCTATTCGAACGGCCTCGACCTGGACTGGCTCTCGGCGCACGGCGACCAGGCGCAGTCCTACGTCGCGGACGTGCAGGCGCTGCTCGCGCGGGTGCTGACCCTGCCGGTCCCGGCGGTCGCCGCGGTGAACGGGCACGCGTTCGGGGCGGGTGCGATGCTGGCGATGGCACACGACTTCCGCGTCATGCGCGCCGATCGCGGCTACTTCTGCTTCCCCGAGGCGGACATCGACATCCCGTTCACGGCGGGAATGGCCGCGTTGATCCAGGCCAAGCTCACCCCGTCCGCCGCGATCGCCTCGATGACCACCGGGCGGCGCTTCGGCGGCACGGACGCCCGCGACCTCGGACTGGTCGACGACGTCGCCCCGGAAGCCGAACTGCGCGACCGCGCCGTGGAGCGGGTGCGCGCGCTGGCGGGCAAGGACCGCGGCACGCTGGGCGCGATCAAGTCGACGATGTTCGCGGCGGCGGCTGCGGCGCTGCACGGCTGACGTCAACCGGCGAGCAAGGGCCGTCGCGTGGGTGCGTCGCGCAGGATCGCTTCCCGGGTCCGGCGGACGCGTTCGCCCGGGGCGACGCCGAGGTCTTCGGTCAGGCGTCGGCGCAGCCGGGCGAAGACGGCGAGCGCGTCGGCTCGCCGTCCGGTCTCGTGGAGCGCGCGCATCAGCAGCGCGGCGACCGGCTCGTGGTGCGGATCCGCGACGGTCGCGGCACGCAGCTCGCTGATCGCGTCGTCGTACCTGCCCAGTTCGAGCTGCCAGAGCGCCTTGCGGTGCGACAGCGACAGGCGGAGCCCGGTCAGCCGGAACCGTTCCACGTCCGCGAACGGGCCGGGCAGCCCGGCCAGCGGCTCGCCACGGAACAACCCGAGCGCGCGGCCCAGCGCGTCGATCGCCGACGGCAGATCGGCGGCCCGCTCGGCCGCGTCGGCCTCGGAGGCCAGCTCCTCGGCCCGCGTCGCGTCCACCCGCACCGCCCCGCCGAGCAACCGGTAGCCGAAGCGGTCGCGGGCGATCACCGGGTCCGCCAGGCACTTGCGCAGCCGGTAGACGTAGACCTGCACCACGTTGCCCGACGGTGCGTCCGGCCCCCACACGTCGTCCAGCAGCTCCTGCCTGCCGACCGTGTGGTCCGGGCGCAGCGCCAGCGCGGCCAGCAACGTCTGCTGCCGCACCGGGCCGAGGTCCAGTGGCTCGCCGTCCCGCCACGCGCGCGGCGGGCCGAGCACCGAAATCTCCAGACGCGGCCCGGTCGCCCTGTTCGCGGTCACGATGCCGTGGTCGAAGGCGTAGACGATGACCGCCGCCCGGTCGCGGAGACCGAGCGCGGTCCGGATACCGGTCAGCCGCCCGGCGACGGTCCGCTCCGGGACGGCCAGGCGGTCGGCGATCTCGGCGTCGGTCAGACCGCGGCCGACGGCGCGGAGCACGGCGTGCTCCTCCGGGGTCAGGACTTCGGGTGTGATCGGCATGCCCCGAGCGTGCGGATTGCGCCGAACGGGCGACAGGCCAGGAACCGGCCACTTGTGGCCGGTTGCCCGATAAGATCGTTTTCGACAGGGCAGGCTCAACGGAAAGGCCGACTTGACCAGCCAGTTCGGCGCGCTGCTGCGGCAATGGCGGCGCCGGGCGGGCTTGACGCAGGAGCAGCTCGCGGAGCGGTCCGGCGTCGGGGTCCGCAGCATCCGGGGGCTGGAGACCGGCGAACGCGGCGACCCGAGACTGGCGACGGTCCGCCTCCTCGCCGAGGCCCTCCGCCTCGATCCCCCGGAACACGACGAACTGCTGACCGCGGCCGCGGGCCCGCGCACGACGCGGACCGGGCCCCCGGCCGAGCCCGCCGCACCCGAACCACCGGTCTCGTCCTTCCAGCACACCCTCGCCGACACCGCCGACCAGCTCGCCCAGGTCGTCGGCGCCCGCTGGCGGCGCGAGGAGGAGCAGCGCCAGGTCCAGGACCCGTTCCCGTTGCCCGTCCGCTGGACCGCCGCGCCGGAGCGGCTCAGGGACCACTGGGCC containing:
- a CDS encoding ZIP family metal transporter, with the translated sequence MPEWIEAALWGLVGGGALVLGALVAWFVRVPARLVSHIMAFGAGVLISALAFDLMDEAERTGGLAATAAGFVGGAVVYVLANVALARRGARHRKRSGDHQPSESDVSGSGSAIAIGALLDGVPESVVLGLSLLGGGGVGVPVLAAVFISNVPEGLSSAAGMKQAGRGARYVFGVWGGIAVASGLSALLGNLLLDQASPATVALITAVAAGAILAMIADTMVPEAFERAGMATGLVTVLGFLTAFAIERAG
- a CDS encoding MerR family transcriptional regulator, translating into MSARRRTVGSGELAAELGLSRRSISRYAERGWIRPALVTPGGQYRWDIEDVRRQLDALRERRPEETGERRSF
- a CDS encoding TetR/AcrR family transcriptional regulator, which gives rise to MPRPRVHDLDRLLDAAEQLVAEHDSVSVRGLAAATGVSNGAIYHAFGSINALLGRVWLRAATDFLVLQAELADDAATPVEAVVAAAGAPAVFAERRPHAARMLLTVKKDRLLGPDLPTELADELFALDKRVVALLVRLSKALWGRRDGVAVEVMTTCVVDLPTALFRRALTTGAPGPDSRNRLAAAVRAVLAVPPRPKD
- a CDS encoding enoyl-CoA hydratase/isomerase family protein, with the translated sequence MPALHHQDSVFVLDLGADENRFSPDWLDDVHAALDTVVDGSAPAALVTTGSARFYSNGLDLDWLSAHGDQAQSYVADVQALLARVLTLPVPAVAAVNGHAFGAGAMLAMAHDFRVMRADRGYFCFPEADIDIPFTAGMAALIQAKLTPSAAIASMTTGRRFGGTDARDLGLVDDVAPEAELRDRAVERVRALAGKDRGTLGAIKSTMFAAAAAALHG
- a CDS encoding BTAD domain-containing putative transcriptional regulator is translated as MPITPEVLTPEEHAVLRAVGRGLTDAEIADRLAVPERTVAGRLTGIRTALGLRDRAAVIVYAFDHGIVTANRATGPRLEISVLGPPRAWRDGEPLDLGPVRQQTLLAALALRPDHTVGRQELLDDVWGPDAPSGNVVQVYVYRLRKCLADPVIARDRFGYRLLGGAVRVDATRAEELASEADAAERAADLPSAIDALGRALGLFRGEPLAGLPGPFADVERFRLTGLRLSLSHRKALWQLELGRYDDAISELRAATVADPHHEPVAALLMRALHETGRRADALAVFARLRRRLTEDLGVAPGERVRRTREAILRDAPTRRPLLAG